The proteins below are encoded in one region of Telopea speciosissima isolate NSW1024214 ecotype Mountain lineage chromosome 10, Tspe_v1, whole genome shotgun sequence:
- the LOC122644126 gene encoding 1,2-dihydroxy-3-keto-5-methylthiopentene dioxygenase 2: MGLSSKDRREEVIQAWYMDDSDEDQRLPHHRDPEEFVSLDQLEKLGVLSWCLDADNYETDEELKKIREARGYSYMDFCEVCPEKLPNYEVKIKSFFEEHLHTDEEIRYCVAGSGYFDVRDQDDRWIRVWVKKGALIVLPAGSYHRFTLDSNNYIKAMRLFVGNPVWTPFNRPHDHLPARKEYLEAFMKKDASNQAVDAAA; encoded by the exons ATGGGGCTTTCATCCAAG GATCGTAGAGAGGAAGTCATCCAAGCATGGTACATGGATGATAGCGATGAGGACCAGAGACTTCCTCATCACCGAGATCCTGAGGAGTTTGTGTCATTGGATCAACTTGAAA AACTTGGTGTCCTCAGTTGGTGTTTAGATGCAGATAATTACGAAACTGATGAGGAATTAAAGAAGATTCGTGAAGCCCGTGGATATTCTTATATG GATTTCTGTGAGGTATGCCCTGAAAAGCTACCAAATTATGAGGTGAAGATTAAGAGCTTCTTTGAAGAACACCTTCACACTGACGAGGAAATCCGCTACTGTGTGGCAGGAAGTG GTTACTTTGATGTGAGGGACCAAGATGACCGCTGGATCCGCGTATGGGTAAAGAAAGGGGCTCTGATTGTATTACCAGCTGGAAGTTATCACCGCTTCACGCTGGATAGCAACAACTACATCAAG GCAATGCGGCTCTTTGTGGGAAATCCAGTGTGGACTCCATTTAATCGCCCTCATGATCATCTTCCAGCAAG GAAAGAGTATCTTGAAGCTTTTATGAAGAAGGATGCCTCCAACCAAGCTGTTGATGCTGCTGCTTAA